TTTTGAAAGTGACTGAAAGCGTGTCCGGGTTGAAGGATGAGGTAGATTGACCGAGTTCGACTATGGCATAACAAATGCGCGGATCGCCATCTTTTGGCTTGCCAACAGAACCAATATTTATTACGTGTTTGAAAGTACTCTCGTCTTTTATCACACGGTGAAAAGGTTTGTGCGTGTGACCACATAACAGTACATCTTCCTGCTGGGATTTCATCATCTCTAAAACTTCGGCTTCAGGATAATCCTCAACCATATAGTCGTTGATTGCTTTCACACTACCATGAACCATCAACAGATTGAATGGCTTGTCGTTGGTAACAAACGACAAGGATATATGTCTGGGAAGGTTGATGAGATATGCTCTGTTTTCATCACTCACCAAAGATCGAGTCAGTGTTCTATTGGACTGCGGAGCTTCCTTGGAAATAGGTTCCAATAAGGCCTCGTCATGATTTCCCATGAGGGTAGGAATGCTTCTTTTTCGTATGGCATGGATCACTTTATTTGGCCATACATTGTAACCTACCAAATCGCCTAAACAATAAACAGCATCCACCTGTTGCGAATCCAAATCGTCGAAAAAGGACTCGAGGGCAGGAAAATTGGCGTGAATGTCTGAAAAGAAAGCTATTTTCATTCTTTTAGGCTTTTTGCGTAT
The sequence above is drawn from the Reichenbachiella sp. genome and encodes:
- a CDS encoding metallophosphoesterase family protein; this translates as MKIAFFSDIHANFPALESFFDDLDSQQVDAVYCLGDLVGYNVWPNKVIHAIRKRSIPTLMGNHDEALLEPISKEAPQSNRTLTRSLVSDENRAYLINLPRHISLSFVTNDKPFNLLMVHGSVKAINDYMVEDYPEAEVLEMMKSQQEDVLLCGHTHKPFHRVIKDESTFKHVINIGSVGKPKDGDPRICYAIVELGQSTSSFNPDTLSVTFKRVAYDVEKAAQAVENSDFDNSFAEGLRLAK